GGCGGATGATGGTTTCCAGCCCTATTTCCTCCGCACAGGAGGGGGACCCCATCAAGCCCAGACGGTAGGAGGTAGTGCCCGGGTGCATGGCCGCCCTGGCCGTCAGGGACGGCACGTCTCCGCGCAGGGCGAAAGTGAGGTTCAGATTGCTGGCGTACTGCATGGCGCGGTACAGCAGAAGCATGTTGTCCGGCGCGCGGTCCCCGTCCGTAATGAAACGGACGCCCTTGGCCCGCAGGGAATCATAGGAGGCCTGCTCTTCCCCGCCGTCCCCCTTGGTCAGGCACCCGGAGGGGATCACCTCCACCAGAGCATCCGTCCGGCATATTTCCATGAACGTGGTAATCTGGGCGGCATTGTCCATCACGGGTTCGGTATCCGGCATCGCCATCAGTCCGGTCACCCCGCCATGCAGGGCGGCGGCAGTAGCCGTAGCCACACGCTCCTTGTCCTCCCGGCCGGGCTGGCACAAATGGGCATGGATGTCAAACAGGCCGGGCAGAACAAGCTTTCCGGAAGCGTCCAGCGTCTTTTCCGCGGCGCTTTCCAGAAGCGTTCCGGCAGGAGCTTTGGCTGTAATCACTCCCCCGGAAACCAGAAGATCCACCGGGGCGGAACCATCCGTCAGCCGGGCATTGCGAATAAGTACGGAAGTTTTCATGAACAATCAGTGCTGGGTTTGCGGAGTGAGATGGTAAAGGATGGACATGCGGCAGGCGATGCCGTTTTCCACCTGGCGGTTGATCAGGCAGCGCTCGTAGTCCATCGCCAGGTCACAGATTTCCACGCCGCGGTTGACCGGCCCCGGATGCATGATATACAGCCCTTCACCGGAAATACGCTTCAGGCGCTCTTCCGTAACGCCGTAAATCTTGTTGTACTCCCGGGCGCTGGGGAAGAAGGGGGCGTCCTGCCGCTCCTTTTGAACGCGCAGCAGGTAAATTACGTCCGGTTTCCAGGCAAACGCCTCATTGAAATCGGAAAAGCGGGGAATGCCGGAATGTTCGGTGCGCGGCACCAGGGAACCCGGCCCCAGGAAGGCCACTTCCATCCCCAGCCTCTTCATCAGCAGGGAGGTGGAACGTGCCACGCGGGAATGCAGGATGTCCCCCACAATCAGAACGCGCTTTCCTCTCACCTCCGGAAACACCTCCCGGATGGTAAAGGAATCCAGCAGAGCCTGGGAAGGATGGGCATGCGCTCCGTCTCCGGCGTTCACCACACTGGCGCAGGTATGGCGAGCAATCACGTTCGGCAAGCCGCTGTTGTAATGGCGCACGATCACATAATCCACTTTCATGGCCTGGAGCGTGGCGATCGTGTCCTGTACGGATTCCCCTTTCACCACGGAAGAGGTGGACACCGTAAAATTGGTCACGTCCGCAGACAGGCGTTCCGCCGCTACCTCGAAGGAGGAACGGGTACGGGTGCTGGGTTCATAAAAAAGCGTCAGGACGGACTTGCCTTTCAGAGCGGGCACCTTTTTGACGCTTTTGGTAAAGAGCTCTTTCATCGGGCCGGCCGAATCCAGCAGCGTATGAATTTCCTCATCAGTCAATGAGGAGATATTAAGAAGATCCTTGCGGGGATTCATGGGAAATGGAGAATGAATTGAAAAATTTTCAGTGGGAGGGAATGACTACGCAGTCCTCGCCGTCGGACTCCTTCATGCTTACGATGACCTTGGCTCCGGCATGGTCCAGCACATGGCCCGTGTAATCCGGCTGGATGGGAACTTCCCGGCCGCCGCGGTCAATCAGGCACGCCAGCTCAATGCGGGCCGGACGGCCGTAGTCGAAGAGGGCGTTCAGGGCCGCACGTATGGTGCGTCCCGTATAAAGGACGTCGTCCACCAGCACCACCCTCATGTCATCCGTGGAAAACGGCAAATTGGAGGAACGGAGGGAGGGCCGGGCTTCCAGCTTGAAGATATCATCCCGGTACAGGGAAATATCAATAGAGCCGTACTGGGCTTCCACACCCAGCTTCTTGACCTTGTCCACCAGACGCCGGGCAATCACGTCCCCCTGGCTGAGCAGGCCGACGATGGCGAGGGGTTCTCCTGGAAAACGGGCCACAATGCCGTGGGCCATGCGCTCAAGAGCACGGGAAATTCCCGGACCGTCCAATACGATTTCCTGTGAAGGAGGAGTCATCTGCCGGATGGGAAAAAAAGTTCACGTTACAGCCCCGCCAGCTTTAAAATGCGGTGGGCAGCCATGGCGGCATTGACGGGGGTTTTCTTATGCAGGCCAACCGTGGTGCAGGGCACGCCGCCGGGGCACTGGGCAATCGCCAGCAGGGCGTCAATACCGTTCAGGGGGCCTCCGGGAACCGGCACGCCGATAACCGGGAGGGAACAGCTCATCACCACCACGCCGGGAAGGGCGGCGGACAGGCCGGCCACAGCCAGAATAACCGCCTTTTCTCCGCTGGCTTCCAGATCCCCCAGAAACCTGATCAGCTCCGGAAGGTCGCGGTGGGCGGACAGAACGGTTTCTTCATAAGGAACGTTCTCCTGAGCAAAATACTCGCGGGCCGGTTCCATAAAGGGCTTATCATTCGGGCTGCCGTAGATGACGATGACTTTCATGGCTGTATGTGCTGTTGTGAAACTTGCGGATTATGACCCCAAGCCCCCTGCCCTGGCAAGACTTAACCTGCAAAAAAATGAAGAACCCCGGTTGGAAATGAAAAACGGGAAGAAGAAAACGCCGGAGTCCCGGAACCGTTCCGGGGAACCGGCCCGGCATCCTTGTCATTCCTCCATTCCGGCTTCCCCCGTCCCTTCATCCTCTCCGGGAATCTTCAGTTTTCCGGAGAGGATATCCTTCCTGATCCGGTGAAGAGCCTTCAGCCTTTCCGCTTCACCCAATCCTTCCGTTTCCCGCATCAAGAATGAAGAAAACTGTACGGAACAATTCTCCAGCCGGTATTTTTCCAGAATACTTCCCCCCATCTTCATGTATTGGCCTCCGCACTCCCCGTAAGCATTCAGTATTTCATCCGCAGTCATCTTCTCCTTTTCCACCCGTTCCTGCAATTTCCTGAACTCCCTAATCATCTTCAGATGCATGGCGCGGTAATCGGAAGGGCATTTATCCAGCATCCCAATCCATTCGGGAGATTGAATATACTTGAGCGTGGCCACCAGAACCGCACGATTGTCCTTT
This region of Akkermansia muciniphila genomic DNA includes:
- a CDS encoding aspartate carbamoyltransferase catalytic subunit, with protein sequence MNPRKDLLNISSLTDEEIHTLLDSAGPMKELFTKSVKKVPALKGKSVLTLFYEPSTRTRSSFEVAAERLSADVTNFTVSTSSVVKGESVQDTIATLQAMKVDYVIVRHYNSGLPNVIARHTCASVVNAGDGAHAHPSQALLDSFTIREVFPEVRGKRVLIVGDILHSRVARSTSLLMKRLGMEVAFLGPGSLVPRTEHSGIPRFSDFNEAFAWKPDVIYLLRVQKERQDAPFFPSAREYNKIYGVTEERLKRISGEGLYIMHPGPVNRGVEICDLAMDYERCLINRQVENGIACRMSILYHLTPQTQH
- a CDS encoding dihydroorotase, which produces MKTSVLIRNARLTDGSAPVDLLVSGGVITAKAPAGTLLESAAEKTLDASGKLVLPGLFDIHAHLCQPGREDKERVATATAAALHGGVTGLMAMPDTEPVMDNAAQITTFMEICRTDALVEVIPSGCLTKGDGGEEQASYDSLRAKGVRFITDGDRAPDNMLLLYRAMQYASNLNLTFALRGDVPSLTARAAMHPGTTSYRLGLMGSPSCAEEIGLETIIRLSVDTGNSLHVQTVSTAGSVDILRRCKPKTAGLSAEAALHHLLFTHEDVGRYDTCYKTLPPLRDQSDVDALIAAVNDGTIDCIVSDHTPCTPFSKLQDFIVAPQGMIALDTFLPAIYQYLVEPGKMSWRTVVRACSDSPRRLMGLAPVSLEEGAPANLVVFDPEGETPVTDETLRSRARNTPFLGKTLKGKVDAVVLGEQLHCF
- the pyrR gene encoding bifunctional pyr operon transcriptional regulator/uracil phosphoribosyltransferase PyrR, producing the protein MTPPSQEIVLDGPGISRALERMAHGIVARFPGEPLAIVGLLSQGDVIARRLVDKVKKLGVEAQYGSIDISLYRDDIFKLEARPSLRSSNLPFSTDDMRVVLVDDVLYTGRTIRAALNALFDYGRPARIELACLIDRGGREVPIQPDYTGHVLDHAGAKVIVSMKESDGEDCVVIPSH
- a CDS encoding AIR carboxylase family protein → MKVIVIYGSPNDKPFMEPAREYFAQENVPYEETVLSAHRDLPELIRFLGDLEASGEKAVILAVAGLSAALPGVVVMSCSLPVIGVPVPGGPLNGIDALLAIAQCPGGVPCTTVGLHKKTPVNAAMAAHRILKLAGL